The window GCTAGGAAGTCGGGAAACTCTCTATAAATGGATTGCAACCAAAGTTGGAGCAGTAATGTTTTTTTGATAAAAAACTTTAAAAAGGCGGTCCAAACTATATTATTCAGATAAATACCTTAATTTTTCACATGAATGATTGCACAACTGCGCCAAAATCAGCTAACATATGGGTAGAACCGACAAAATGTATAAACATACAAAAATGTTTTGATTGTCTGATGGGGTGAAATAGAATGAACAAAGGCCAGCGGCATATTAAAATCAGGGAAATTATAACGAGCAATGACATTGAAACCCAGGACGACCTGGTGGATGAACTTAGAATTGCCGGATTTAACGTTACACAGGCAACTGTTTCAAGGGACATTAAGGAGCTGCATCTGGTCAAGGTACCGCTGCAGGATGGCAGATATAAATACAGCTTGCCTGCTGACCAGAGATTTAACCCGCTTCAAAAACTGAAACGAACGATGATGGATGCATTTGTACGCATTGATTCGGCTGGCCATCTACTCGTCATGAAGACACTTCCCGGAAATGCAATGGCCATAGGTGCACTCATAGATAATCTGGATTGGGAAGAAATTTTAGGAACGATTTGCGGAGATGATACAATCTTGATCATTTGCAGGACGACCGAGGATACCGAGGCGATTACTGACAAATTCCTGGAAATGCTTTAGCTTGGGGGAATGCTTTTTGTTAACCGAATTATCAATAAAGAACTTTGCTATTATAGAAGCCCTTTCTGTTTCATTTGAGAAGGGGCTAACTGTTTTGACAGGGGAAACGGGTGCGGGAAAATCGATTATCATCGATGCAATCCATTTGCTGGTCGGCGGCAGAGGTTCATCAGAATTTGTACGCCATGGGGAGGAAAAGGCAGAAATTGAAGGTCTATTCTTACTTGATGACCAAAACCACCCATGTATAGAGAAAGCTGAAGAGTTCGGTATTGAAATTGAGGATTCAATGGTTGTCATCCGGCGCGATATATTTTTAAGCGGGAAAAGCGTTTGCCGTGTCAACGGAAAATTAGTTACTTTATCTGTTTTGAGGGAGATAGGCGGCACACTTGTCGATATCCACGGGCAGCATGAGCACCAGGAACTGATGAATGATGCGTTGCACCTGCCGTTACTGGACCAATTTGGCTCAAATGATATTCAACCTGCACTTGACGCATATCAGTCAATTTATCGGCAATATGAAGAAACACTATCAAAGCTGCGAAAGCTAAGCGAAAATGAACAGCAAATGGCCCATCGCCTGGATTTAATACAATTCCAGCTAGAAGAAATAAATAATGCCGGCCTTAAGGAAAATGAAGACGAAGAGTTGGCTGAAGAAAAACACCGCCTTGGAAATTTTGAAAAGATTTATGAGGCGATTCAGGCTGCGTATACTGCCTTGAAAGGTGATTCCCGGGCGCTTGACTGGGCTGGTGAAGCGATGGGCAGCCTGGAGGATGCAGCAGCTCTCGATACGGAATATAAAGAAATGGCGGAATCGGTTTCCAACAGCTACTACGCACTTGAAGATACTGCCTCCACGCTCCGTAATAGTCTCGACACACTCGAATATGATCCTCAGCGTCTGAGTGAAATAGAAGACAGGCTAACTGAAATTAACCAGCTTAAACGGAAATACGGCAGGACCATTGAAGAAATTCTTGCCTATCAAGAAAAAATCAAGGTTGAGATTGATGCCCTTCAGAACAAGGAAACCCATATTGGAAAGCTTGAAAAAGAACTTTCAAAGCTAAATGGCCAATTGACTAATGAAGCGGCAAAGCTCACCAGTTTAAGAAAAAGATGGGCGGACAGGCTGACCAAACTGATCCATAAAGAACTGAAAGACCTTTATATGGCAAAAACGGTCTTTGAAATCCGTTTTG is drawn from Bacillus sp. FJAT-18017 and contains these coding sequences:
- the ahrC gene encoding transcriptional regulator AhrC/ArgR, with amino-acid sequence MNKGQRHIKIREIITSNDIETQDDLVDELRIAGFNVTQATVSRDIKELHLVKVPLQDGRYKYSLPADQRFNPLQKLKRTMMDAFVRIDSAGHLLVMKTLPGNAMAIGALIDNLDWEEILGTICGDDTILIICRTTEDTEAITDKFLEML
- the recN gene encoding DNA repair protein RecN, producing MLTELSIKNFAIIEALSVSFEKGLTVLTGETGAGKSIIIDAIHLLVGGRGSSEFVRHGEEKAEIEGLFLLDDQNHPCIEKAEEFGIEIEDSMVVIRRDIFLSGKSVCRVNGKLVTLSVLREIGGTLVDIHGQHEHQELMNDALHLPLLDQFGSNDIQPALDAYQSIYRQYEETLSKLRKLSENEQQMAHRLDLIQFQLEEINNAGLKENEDEELAEEKHRLGNFEKIYEAIQAAYTALKGDSRALDWAGEAMGSLEDAAALDTEYKEMAESVSNSYYALEDTASTLRNSLDTLEYDPQRLSEIEDRLTEINQLKRKYGRTIEEILAYQEKIKVEIDALQNKETHIGKLEKELSKLNGQLTNEAAKLTSLRKRWADRLTKLIHKELKDLYMAKTVFEIRFGRESQNFTRSGVDKVGFFISTNPGEPLKPLSKVASGGELSRIMLALKSIFSKHQGVTSIIFDEVDTGVSGRVAQSIAEKISRVASGSQVLCISHLPQVAAMADTHLFISKVTKGGRTKTSVVPLNEQQKVEEIGRMISGVEITDLTKEHAKELLTLASQIKNS